The Kineothrix sp. IPX-CK genomic interval GTGGCTGACGGAAAGCAGATTTGGAAAAGTAGTCAAATCGGTTAGAGATAATGAAGCAAGACTACAGTTTTTGGGATATAATCCAGCAGTGTTTAAAATGGCCCTTTTTGCTATAGCCGGTGCCATAGCCGGTTTTGGCGGAGCTTTATATGTGCCCATTACTTCTTTTATTTCTATAGAGAATGCAGGAATTACTTTTTCTACTATTTTGCTTATCTGGCTGGCAGTAGGGGGCAGGGGCAGTCTGTCGGGAGCTATATTCGGAACGTTGACGGTCAGTCTGCTGCAAAGTAAGCTGTCCGGCGTATTGGGAGACTTTTGGCAGATTGTTTTAGGCCTTTTACTTATAGCGATTGTCCTTATACTTCCAAAGGGAATAATAGGTACGATCATCGATATGCAGTATAACAGCAGGATTGTAAAAGAACTGCAAAAAAAGGATAGGTAGGGTGGTTATTAATATGGCATATTTGGAATTGAAAAACCTCACAGTTGAATTTAATGGCTTTCGGGCCGTAAATGAAGTTAATCTGTCTGTTGAAAAGGGAGAACTGCGGGTCATCATCGGGCCTAACGGTGCCGGAAAAACAACGATTATCGATATGATTACCGGTAAAACAAAGCCTACCTACGGAAGTGTGCTTCTTAACGGAGAGAGCATCGGGGGAAAAGACCCTTATAAAATATCCAATAAATATAAGGTCGGCAGAAAATTTCAGGGTCCGAATGTATTCGATTATATGACGGTATATGAGAACATAGAAGTAGCGCTATCGGGATATAACAGCCTAATAAAAACATTGACCTTTCGAAAGACCCGGGCGGTTAAAAATGAAATTGAAGATATTTTAAAAAAGATTAACTTATATGATGAAAGAAATGTCCTTCCGTCTTTCCTGTCGCACGGTCAGCGTCAATGGCTGGAAATGGGAATGATACTTGCACAAAAGCCGGAAGTTATTACTTTGGATGAGCCTACGGCCGGTATGTCCGCCGATGAGACATATAAAACGGGTGAGATGATAAAGACGATTATGAAAGGCAAAACGTTGATTGTTATCGAACACGATATAGACTTTGTGAAACAGATTGCTCAGACGGTGACGGTTCTCAGTCAGGGAGAAGTACTGGCAGAAGGAAGCTATAAAGAGATTACGGCCAATCCGGAGGTAATAAAAGTATATTTGAAGACCGACGAGGAGGAATAGATTATGCTTAAGGTAGAAAACGTATCGGTTAATTACGGCAAAAGCAGAGTTGTAAGCGAGGTATCCTTTCATGTGAAAAAAGAAGACAGTCTGGTAATTCTCGGACGCAATGGAGTAGGCAAGACGACTTTGCTAAAGAGTATTATTGGCCTTCTGAACCTAAAAGAAGGAAGCTTAACGCTGGAGGGTAAAGATATAAGCAGAATAAAGACATTTGAAAGGTCGCAAAGCGGTATTGCCTATGTACCCCAAGGAAGGGAGATCATTCCCCAGCTTACTGTTCAGGAGAATCTGGAACTGGGCGCTATGGCACATGCTGTCCAATATCATAAAAAAGTAGAGGAGATATTTGAATATTTTCCGATACTGTCACAGCATTTAAAGAGAAAAGGAGGAGTTCTCTCCGGCGGACAGCAGCAACAGCTTGCTATAGCCAGAGCCTTGATGGCAGATCCCCAAATACTTATTCTCGACGAACCTACGGAAGGCATTCAGCCCAATACCGTATCGGAAATCGCAAATACGCTGGACAGATATCATAAAGAGAAGAAGGTTCCTCTTGTCATCGTGGAACAGAATCTGAAATTTGCCAGAAAAATAGGCAACAAATTTCTTATTATCCAAAAAGGGACCGTTGTGAATAAAGGAAGCATAGATGAGCTTACCGATGATATAAGCAAAAAATACTTAAGTGTGTAAGTACAGGGTCAGGGAGGAAGAATATGGGAAATTATGCGATTACTATAGCGAGAGGATTTGGCAGCGGAGGAAAAGAAATAGGAACAAAACTGGCACAAAGGCTGGGAATTCCATGCTATGAACACCAGATATTAAAGCTCGCTTCGGAAGAAAGCGGATTAAATGAAGCTCTGTTCGGCAGAGTAGACGAAAAGCTTTCAGGCAGTCATCTGTCAAAAATGCTGCAGAAGATTCCGTTTACGTCTGTGGTATCTCCGCAGGATAAGCGGTTTGAATCGGATATAAATCTTTTTAATATACAGGCAGAAATTATTAGAAAACTTGCGGCAACCACTTCATTTATTGTACTGGGAAAGTGTGCGGACCATGTTCTTAAGGATTGTGATAATGTGGTGAGCTTCTATGTGGAGGCGCCCAGAAGTGCCTGTGTGAAGTCCATTATGAATAAAATGGGAGTATCCGAAGCGCAGGCTCATAAGCTGATCAGTAAAACGGACAAGTACAGAGCGGATTATTATAAATATTATACGGGAGGCAACTACTGGACGAACCCTGTCAATTATGACATGACTTTGAACAGTGACCGGATAGGCAGAAATGAATGTGTGGATTTGGTTGAGCACTATGTGAGAACAAAATTTAAGCTATAGATTCTGGATTGTTACGTAAGTGATCAGACTTTGAAAGGAGCATGGGTATAAAGATGAAATTTTGTTGTTTGGAAAGAATGAAAGATAAGATAAATACCTTTAGTTCATTCGGCGATACGGGGAATGGCGGAATAACCAGACTGTCCCTATCGAAAGAAGCGATTGCGGCAAGAGCGGAGTTTAAAAAAAGAATGGAAGCGTTAGGTGCAGTAGTCGTGACAGATGACTTGGCAAATATGTATGCGACAATCGAAGGAGATGAGGACCTCCCGGCAATTATGAGCGGTTCACATCTCGATTCGGTTGTAAAAGGCGGCAATTACGACGGAGTATTGGGAGTTCTGACCGCGATGGAAGCTGCCGAGACGATTGTCAGAGACCATATTCCTCACAGGCATCCTATTACTGTAGTTGTATGGACAAATGAAGAGGGAGCGAGATTTGAACCGGCAATGATGTCTTCGGGCGTAATATGCGGTAAGTTTGACAAAGATACAATGCTTCGTTCGGAAGCAAAAGATATTCCGGGCTATACCTTTAAAGACGCCTTGTTGGAGAGCGGCTTTATGGGCGATATCGGCAATAGAATGTCTCCGGAAAAATATATCGCCAGTATTGAGCTGCATGCGGAGCAAGGCCCTGTTTTATATGAAGAGAACAGAGATATAGGTATAGTGTCGGGAGTTGTGGGTATGGTGAATTATGAATTCAGAGTGAAAGGGCAGGCGGATCATGCGGGTACTACGCCAATGAAGTATCGGAAGGACGCATTGTATGCCGCCGCTCAGGCTTTGGAATATCTATATACAGAGCTGGGAAAGCTCGACGAAGAGCTTGTGTATACCATAGGGAAGATAGCCGCTTATCCTAATATCCATACGATTATTCCGGAAGAAGTGAGAATGACGATAGATTCCAGACATAAAAGTCCGGAGGTACTAAAGCAGGTTATTTCGGTAATCGAAAATGTCCCGGAGAAGCTGTCTGGCTGTACGGTAGAGGCAGTCAGAGAATGGGACAGGAAAACGGTGGATTTCGATAAAAGACTTGTAAGCTTTGTAGAAACAAGTGCGGATAAATTAGGCTATTCGTCAAAAAGAATGTATAGCGGAGCCGGTCACGATTCTCAATATATATGCGAGCTTGTTCCTACGGCAATGATATTTGTACCTAGCGATAAAGGACATAGCCACTGTGAGCTGGAATATACACCACTTGAGAATTGCTTAAAGGGTGCAAATGTATTGTTGAACACAATACTGGAAATCGATAGAATCAGTAATTAAAGTATTAATGAAATATGTAAAAGAAAAGTCTTTGAACAATAAAGAAGAAGGGCAGGGCTGCGGCCATGCCCTTTAAAATATGATGGCAGGTGATAGGAAGGAGTGATATAATTATAACGGTAAATCAGAAGTTTTTAAAACTGTCTCATTGCATGAATAGTAAAACTGCAATATTCTTTATGCAGGAGGTGAAAGATATGGCAAACGAAGATAAGAAAGATTTTAATTCAATGTTGTACGACAGCAAAGATATGCCAAAGATTCAGACGATAACAGACCTAAAAAGCATTCAAAAATATGGTGGAAACATCATGTACTTTGCGCCGCCAATTGACTATGACAAGGTAATGAAATCAGTTCCCCGTGGTAAAGTAATTACCATAGGCCAGATCCGTGTGTATTTTGCCAAGTTGAACGGAGCAGATTTCACGGAGCCAATTACCGCCGGAGTTTTTGTGTCTATTGCGGCATGGGCGAGCTATCAGCGTTCCGAAAACGAAACGCCATATTGGAGAACACTAAAAGCAAACGGTGAATTGAATCCCAAATATCCGGGCGGAATGGAAGCTCAGAAAGAAAGGCTGGAAGCAGAAGGACACACTATAATTCAAAAGGGCAGGAAGAATATCAAATACTATGTAAAAGATTATGAGGACGCATTGTTTGAATTGGGGTAGGAAAATCGGTTTGTGAGAATGAATCCCGCAATATTTTTGAGCTTCTTTGTAAATGGTTCTTGTTTTGGTCTTTAGGAGTGTCTGGGGTTACAACAGGGCTTATGCAGACCTATACGGCCGATCTTCTTTCGATAACAACAAGTGATTTTATTGTGATTAAAGAGTTAGGATATGCTAATTGCAATTTTAGTTATTGCAAGGAGTTATCTGTTGGATTCCGGTCTGGCGCGTAAGAAAATAAATGTTTATGGAGGAAATGAGGATGAGTAAAAGAAAAGAACCGGCGGAACAGTTCTTAACAATGAAACCCGATCAAACGTTTAACATACAAAATGATGGATTCATCGGTAGTCTGTACAAACCTCAGGATAATTCTTTTGAAGGTAAAGCGTTAATCATGTCCGGTGGCAGTGACGGTTATTTCTCATTAACTTGCCTGATTGCAGAACAGTTTGTAAAACACGGTCTTACCGTGATGGCACTTGCATACTGGAATCAGCCCGGTCTTGCGGATGCCTTAGAAAAAATACCGGTGGAATATGTAGAAAGAGCAGCATTATGGTTTAAAGATAATAATTACATAAAAATTGGGATGTGGGGCATTTCAAAAGGTTCAGAGTATGCTTTGATTTCGGGAAGCATATTGCAGAATTTAATTTCGTGTGTGGTAGCAGTGTGCCCGATTAATATTTGTTGCCAGGGTATACGGAAGGGTAAATCAGTAAGTTTATTGGATTGTTCTGCATGGAGTTTTCGAGAGAAGGAAATCCCCTATGCAAATCTTCAATATAACAAATGGCAGATTATAAAGGATATGCTGAAGCGAAGAAGTATTTGTATGCGCTCTTGTTATAATAATGCAATTGCCTCAGCGCCAGAAAAGGCACATATTAAAATTGAGAACATCAACGGCCCCATTCTTTCCCTATCAGCATAAGCATTATAATTATAAATATGCGAGCCATTTTCTGATTCCTTATAAGCTGAAATCGGCGAAGATGTTCGCTGTAGAACGAAGATATCCGGAAGAATGTATGGAAAGTAATATGAAGTCTTTGGAGGATACCCTGATATTTTTGAATGAATGGTAAAATTAAATTACAGTTTGTTAGGGCGGGTGAAAAAATGAGTAATGGCGTAAGGGTTTGTGCGTGATTATATTCTTGATTTCAATTTTTATACACGAATGCGGGCATGGGTTTGCCAACTCCCTGCGGGGCATTGAGTGCAGCACGGGCTTTAATCGTGTGGGTGACATATACAAGTATCCGAAAGATGCGGATTTCCGGGCAGAATATAGTGCAGTATCGGATAGCTTATTAGATTTTGGCGTACCGGCAACCCTTATGCTGGCTGTTACAGGAACGATTCTTTTCTGCTTGCAAAAAGGAGAAAAGGGAAAAATAATTGCATTAGGATTTGCAGCTGCAAATAGTGTCATGCGGTTAATACCATGTCTGTTCGTGATCATGGTTCCGTTGCTGACGGGAAGAGTGCATAATGAAGATGAGTATGGAACGGGACTTGCCCTGGCGGAGGCAACAGGCTATTCGGTTCTCATATTTCTTCCGGCTCTCATATCTATACTGGTTTCCGTTATGTGCATAGCATGCCTTTATAGAAAATTAAAGACAGAGATATCTTCCAAGGGATTCATCCGCTATAGCTTCCTTACGCTCTTTAGCTTTTATATAACAATGATTATAGCTAATATGCTCGATAATATCGTTCGGATCAACTGGACGGCTATTCGTTAAATACATAGTTTGACTGGCTATTTGATAATGAAAAAATAAAGAAGTAAAATCCCGGTAAAACAGAAAGGATCAAGATGTATGAATTATATCGATAAATTATTAGAAAATAAGGATAATGTAAACACGGCAGATTTTTTCCCGGAGCTATTAGGGGCAGATTGTTATAAGATGTATGAGCGGGTAAATAATTTCATTATGGAAAATTATAATGTTAATCAGATGTGGAGTAAGGGAGGAAAGTATGGAGATATCTGCCTTCGCTACAGCCGCAGCGGAAAAACGCTCTGTACCTTATATTTCCGTCAGAAACAATTAGGTATCTGGGTCATACTCGGCAAGGAAGAAAGAAGCAGATTTGAAGAGATAAGAAATCAGTTTTCTCATGAATTGCAGGAAATATATGATAGAACAGAGGTATACCATGATGGGAAATGGCTAATGTTTGATGTGGAAGACGATAATTTATATAGTGAAATTGTTTTGCTGCTGAAGGTAAAAAAATCTCCCAATAAAAAACGTACCATATGATATATTTTTATCTATAAATGATCGAGTTATGAAAGAGTTCATAAAATTAAGAAGTTAAATATCTCAGATTATTATGATTTTTCAGGAGTGTTTGATAGTAAGCCGAGATCGGACAGAATAGTTAATAGAGGAGAGCAGGATAAAGCCCGGAGCGTAGCAGTTCTCCGGGCTTTTATTATTTTTGTATGCAAACGCCGCACATCCGTCACCCTTCAACCGTTAAATACTATGAAAGGAGGTTCCTAAGAGAGTCCATGGACATAGAAGAACAATATGACAAGATATACCGGTACTGCTATTTTAAGCTGCGGCAGCAGCATATAGCAGAAGATATCGCTCAAGAAACCTTCTTGCGCTTTCTGGAGAGCGCGACATATCGAAATACCGGACAGGCTTTGCAGTATCTTTATACGGTGGCGAGGAATCTCTGTATTGACGAATACAGACGAAAATCCTATGAACGCTTGCCCGAGGATGAGAAGGATTATCACAGACGAATACATGATAGTGCAGAGCATGACATGGAGGAGAAGCTGCTTACTTCTATTGCGGTAAGAGAGGCTTTGGAAGAACTTCGTGAGGAAGATCGGGAGCTGATGCTTCTTAGATATGTGAATGAGGTTCCTGTGTCTGTAATCAGCAGGCTGCTTGGAATCTCACGGTTTGCGGTTTACCGCAGGACACAGGCAATCTTGAAATCGCTGCAGGATAAGCTTGGAGAGGAGGATTTTATATGAAAAAAGAATTAAGAAGGGCATTGTACGATGCGTTTGAAGCGCCGGAGTCACAGAGAAAGAAAGTCTTTTTAAACAATATAAGGCAGCCCGGAATCGGATATTTTAAATTTATACTGCTCCAGGCTTCTTATATCAGAAAATGGATATGGGGATTATCACTTGCGGTTTTTGCAGTGGCTCTCATAAGCGGAGGCTTTCTGGAGAGAGAGGTGATATGGGTACTTTCGGCACTGATGCCCTATCTGGCAGCAGTCTCAATAGCAGAAAATGTCCGCTCAGAGGTGTACGGGATGGCGGAGTTGGAAATGGCATCAAGATTCTCGTTAAAGAGTGTAGTGCTGGCCCGTATGGGGATATTGGGAGTCTTTCATTTGATACTGCTTTGCCTGCTTGTTCCGCTGGGGCATATGCACGGCGTCTCTACGGCGCTTCAGACAGGAGTTTACTTGCTGGTGCCTTATCTTCTTACCAATGCCGGGGGTTTATGGCTGGTACGCAAAATTCGCAGCAGGGAGACTTCTTATGTTTGCATGGGATATGCCATTATTATCAGCGCTTTTCCCATCGTGAGCAAATATACTATAACATTGCTGTACCAGCCGGAAGTATTTGGCTGGTGGCTGGTTTTATTGGCTATTCTCTGTGTCGCTACAGCAGTGGAATATAGAAAGACAGTAGTAAGGACGGAAGAATTGATTTAAAAGAAAGGAGCGTTTTATGGAGCTTATAATAGACAGGCTGTCCAAGCAATATGGAAGCAGAATCGCGGTGGACAGAGTAACACTTAAATTACAAAAAGGAGTTTATGGTCTGCTGGGGGCTAACGGTGCAGGAAAGACTACTCTGATGAGGCTGATATGCGGCATTTTAAAGCCTACGGGCGGGAGCGTTTCTTTGGATGGTGAGGATGTTTCCAGCGAGGAATACCGTTCACG includes:
- the urtD gene encoding urea ABC transporter ATP-binding protein UrtD, yielding MAYLELKNLTVEFNGFRAVNEVNLSVEKGELRVIIGPNGAGKTTIIDMITGKTKPTYGSVLLNGESIGGKDPYKISNKYKVGRKFQGPNVFDYMTVYENIEVALSGYNSLIKTLTFRKTRAVKNEIEDILKKINLYDERNVLPSFLSHGQRQWLEMGMILAQKPEVITLDEPTAGMSADETYKTGEMIKTIMKGKTLIVIEHDIDFVKQIAQTVTVLSQGEVLAEGSYKEITANPEVIKVYLKTDEEE
- the urtE gene encoding urea ABC transporter ATP-binding subunit UrtE, with the translated sequence MLKVENVSVNYGKSRVVSEVSFHVKKEDSLVILGRNGVGKTTLLKSIIGLLNLKEGSLTLEGKDISRIKTFERSQSGIAYVPQGREIIPQLTVQENLELGAMAHAVQYHKKVEEIFEYFPILSQHLKRKGGVLSGGQQQQLAIARALMADPQILILDEPTEGIQPNTVSEIANTLDRYHKEKKVPLVIVEQNLKFARKIGNKFLIIQKGTVVNKGSIDELTDDISKKYLSV
- a CDS encoding cytidylate kinase-like family protein yields the protein MGNYAITIARGFGSGGKEIGTKLAQRLGIPCYEHQILKLASEESGLNEALFGRVDEKLSGSHLSKMLQKIPFTSVVSPQDKRFESDINLFNIQAEIIRKLAATTSFIVLGKCADHVLKDCDNVVSFYVEAPRSACVKSIMNKMGVSEAQAHKLISKTDKYRADYYKYYTGGNYWTNPVNYDMTLNSDRIGRNECVDLVEHYVRTKFKL
- a CDS encoding Zn-dependent hydrolase; this translates as MKFCCLERMKDKINTFSSFGDTGNGGITRLSLSKEAIAARAEFKKRMEALGAVVVTDDLANMYATIEGDEDLPAIMSGSHLDSVVKGGNYDGVLGVLTAMEAAETIVRDHIPHRHPITVVVWTNEEGARFEPAMMSSGVICGKFDKDTMLRSEAKDIPGYTFKDALLESGFMGDIGNRMSPEKYIASIELHAEQGPVLYEENRDIGIVSGVVGMVNYEFRVKGQADHAGTTPMKYRKDALYAAAQALEYLYTELGKLDEELVYTIGKIAAYPNIHTIIPEEVRMTIDSRHKSPEVLKQVISVIENVPEKLSGCTVEAVREWDRKTVDFDKRLVSFVETSADKLGYSSKRMYSGAGHDSQYICELVPTAMIFVPSDKGHSHCELEYTPLENCLKGANVLLNTILEIDRISN
- a CDS encoding methylated DNA-protein cysteine methyltransferase, which gives rise to MANEDKKDFNSMLYDSKDMPKIQTITDLKSIQKYGGNIMYFAPPIDYDKVMKSVPRGKVITIGQIRVYFAKLNGADFTEPITAGVFVSIAAWASYQRSENETPYWRTLKANGELNPKYPGGMEAQKERLEAEGHTIIQKGRKNIKYYVKDYEDALFELG
- a CDS encoding alpha/beta hydrolase yields the protein MSKRKEPAEQFLTMKPDQTFNIQNDGFIGSLYKPQDNSFEGKALIMSGGSDGYFSLTCLIAEQFVKHGLTVMALAYWNQPGLADALEKIPVEYVERAALWFKDNNYIKIGMWGISKGSEYALISGSILQNLISCVVAVCPINICCQGIRKGKSVSLLDCSAWSFREKEIPYANLQYNKWQIIKDMLKRRSICMRSCYNNAIASAPEKAHIKIENINGPILSLSA
- a CDS encoding DUF3788 domain-containing protein, whose product is MNYIDKLLENKDNVNTADFFPELLGADCYKMYERVNNFIMENYNVNQMWSKGGKYGDICLRYSRSGKTLCTLYFRQKQLGIWVILGKEERSRFEEIRNQFSHELQEIYDRTEVYHDGKWLMFDVEDDNLYSEIVLLLKVKKSPNKKRTI
- a CDS encoding RNA polymerase sigma factor, translating into MDIEEQYDKIYRYCYFKLRQQHIAEDIAQETFLRFLESATYRNTGQALQYLYTVARNLCIDEYRRKSYERLPEDEKDYHRRIHDSAEHDMEEKLLTSIAVREALEELREEDRELMLLRYVNEVPVSVISRLLGISRFAVYRRTQAILKSLQDKLGEEDFI